The following is a genomic window from Sphingobacterium spiritivorum.
CCATTCAGGCTTTTTACATGTGTAAGACCAAGCCGCATATTGTACTTGTACTTCATCCGGATATGGAGAGCCTATGGAAAGATCTGTGCAGGGATTACCACTTTGATATCCCTCATCATATTGTCTACGGAGGAACCACACGTTTTCAGAGTGTTCGTAATGGTCTTACTTATATCTGTACCCGTACTGACCAACCTTCAGAACATCTTATTGCCGTACATGATGCGGCTCGACCGCTGATCCGTCCGGAAATTATCGATCACGCTTATGAACTGGCAGCACTCAAACAGGCTGTAGTTGTCGCTGTAAAAAGCACCAATTCTATACGTTTGGAAAAAGAAAAAGATGGAAAACTGATCAATTCAGCCTATGACCGTGATCAGGTCTGGATGGTTCAAACGCCTCAGA
Proteins encoded in this region:
- a CDS encoding 2-C-methyl-D-erythritol 4-phosphate cytidylyltransferase; the encoded protein is MAQQYVIIVAGGTGSRMNQLLPKQYLILEDKPVLMHTIQAFYMCKTKPHIVLVLHPDMESLWKDLCRDYHFDIPHHIVYGGTTRFQSVRNGLTYICTRTDQPSEHLIAVHDAARPLIRPEIIDHAYELAALKQAVVVAVKSTNSIRLEKEKDGKLINSAYDRDQVWMVQTPQTFNAELLFKAYQQKESALFTDDASVVEQSGHPVTLLEGHHSNLKITYPEDIQIAQLYLNNLKG